A stretch of Vibrio maritimus DNA encodes these proteins:
- a CDS encoding cysteine desulfurase family protein, which translates to MKYYDFSASTPTAIEVVEAMKDWHCDSFANPSAAHVEGDKARIAIQRARETIAEKIGAMPSEIIFTSGASESNNLAIKGVAFQNLEQKGHIITSSIEHKCILNTCLFLEKLGFQVTYINPGKNGLIDPKQVKEAIRHDTLLISIHHVNNELGVIQPVADIGDMAFEHEILFHSDAAQSFCKLDIDVDDFNIDMLSISGHKIYGPKGIGALYVRDARESELVPLIHGGGQEVGLRGGTSPTPLIVGLGAAVEYFPNNVSEQHISFENVIKEYKFVRNGGEKTIPTTWNITFESDEEAKRFNDEQNWLISQGSACNAMSNTPSHVLSAIGLSEEEARRSYRISLPPFKVMN; encoded by the coding sequence ATGAAATACTATGATTTTTCAGCTTCAACACCTACAGCTATTGAAGTTGTCGAGGCTATGAAAGACTGGCATTGTGATAGTTTTGCTAATCCTTCTGCTGCACATGTAGAGGGTGACAAGGCACGAATTGCTATCCAACGAGCTCGTGAAACGATTGCTGAAAAGATCGGTGCAATGCCGAGTGAAATTATATTTACAAGTGGAGCAAGCGAGTCCAATAATCTTGCTATTAAAGGTGTAGCCTTTCAAAATTTAGAGCAAAAAGGACACATAATTACATCTTCAATTGAACATAAGTGCATTCTAAATACATGTTTGTTTTTGGAGAAGTTAGGGTTTCAAGTCACGTATATTAATCCGGGTAAAAATGGACTGATTGATCCGAAGCAAGTGAAAGAAGCTATCCGTCACGATACCCTCCTTATTTCTATCCACCATGTTAATAATGAGTTAGGTGTGATTCAACCTGTCGCGGATATCGGAGACATGGCTTTCGAACATGAGATTCTATTTCATTCTGATGCGGCACAGAGCTTTTGCAAGCTCGATATAGATGTGGATGACTTTAATATCGATATGCTATCGATTTCTGGACATAAAATTTATGGGCCCAAAGGGATTGGCGCTCTATACGTAAGAGATGCTAGAGAGTCTGAACTGGTGCCTCTTATTCACGGTGGTGGGCAAGAGGTAGGCCTGAGAGGCGGAACTTCACCAACTCCTTTGATAGTTGGTTTAGGCGCGGCTGTTGAATACTTTCCGAATAACGTTTCGGAACAGCATATTAGTTTCGAAAATGTGATAAAAGAATACAAATTTGTCAGAAATGGTGGAGAAAAAACTATTCCAACGACTTGGAATATTACTTTTGAAAGTGATGAGGAAGCCAAGCGATTTAACGACGAACAAAACTGGCTCATCTCTCAAGGCTCTGCCTGCAACGCGATGTCCAACACACCTTCTCATGTCCTCAGCGCTATAGGTTTATCAGAAGAAGAAGCTCGTCGAAGCTACCGCATAAGTTTACCTCCATTCAAGGTCATGAATTAG
- a CDS encoding DNA phosphorothioation-associated putative methyltransferase has protein sequence MDFQEFKLQVKKVSVGKQLPDAVYFHRDAIASIPLVLQKFIPAVAKAVNLPDEQWNLVKLFKNEFRLSLLYYPDFYSDSYPALEQSLNVDLAKLSHKVTCYRTSDNPPILHRKETMLPEDNEYVGLFRNITEEGERAGLYENTRTIGFKRSWLNLIAKKGYELIDGRLHPATTTDDSLDEIGIDRHRTAIVRHELSAPMKLLAKSGFLDGRYSIFDYGCGRGDDLRELEAHGLDALGWDPNFQPDNEKVRSDVVNLGFVLNVIEDRDERLEALLRAWDLADKVLVVSVMLANESYISQFKPYKDGVITSRNTFQKYYAQSEIKAYVEHSLQEDAIAAGPGIFYVFKDKLEEQSYLQNKYKRSHAWQQLTSPAPIEAKDKAKLVISQNSELFEGFWNRCLDLGRLPANDEFSRSEEVRALVGSHKKTFSLLSEMYDTKMFEAAEKERKEDLLLFFSMGLFEKRKPYTQQPETLKRDIKALFSDYNAALSLATELLFTIADTDLIEQQSAKAGKHLPASIFNEGHSLIFHKSYINELPLLLRVYVGSALQMYGEIDDNVDLIKVHTTSGKLSLMCYDDFDSSVPKLVERIKIKMADQDIDFFDYIDEGRQPPLLNKHLLMSESEESYSKQRSFDKRLAKLCGIVSDREVIMHRATFDQILKDNNKKLSGYRILER, from the coding sequence ATGGATTTTCAAGAGTTTAAGTTACAGGTAAAAAAGGTATCGGTAGGTAAGCAACTTCCTGATGCCGTATATTTCCATCGAGATGCGATTGCATCAATCCCACTAGTGTTACAAAAGTTCATTCCGGCTGTCGCCAAAGCCGTTAACCTACCAGATGAACAATGGAACCTAGTAAAGCTATTTAAGAACGAGTTTCGCCTATCGCTTTTATATTACCCAGACTTTTACAGTGACTCATACCCAGCGTTGGAGCAAAGTCTCAACGTTGATCTCGCTAAACTTAGCCATAAAGTGACCTGCTACCGAACTTCTGACAACCCACCAATATTACATCGCAAAGAAACGATGCTACCTGAAGACAATGAGTATGTTGGACTTTTTCGTAATATAACCGAGGAAGGTGAGCGAGCGGGACTCTATGAAAACACTCGCACAATAGGATTCAAGCGTTCTTGGTTAAACTTGATCGCTAAAAAAGGGTATGAGCTCATTGATGGACGCTTACATCCTGCTACTACAACGGACGATAGTCTGGACGAAATAGGAATAGACCGCCATCGTACAGCAATTGTAAGGCATGAGTTATCGGCACCAATGAAGCTTTTGGCTAAGTCGGGATTTCTTGATGGACGTTATTCCATCTTCGATTATGGATGTGGACGAGGCGATGACCTTAGGGAGCTAGAAGCTCATGGACTTGATGCTCTTGGCTGGGACCCTAACTTTCAGCCTGATAATGAAAAAGTGCGTTCAGACGTTGTCAATCTCGGTTTTGTCCTTAACGTTATTGAAGACCGCGACGAACGGCTAGAAGCACTGCTTAGAGCTTGGGATTTAGCGGACAAAGTGCTTGTGGTCTCGGTGATGCTTGCAAATGAGAGTTATATATCGCAGTTCAAGCCATACAAAGATGGAGTGATAACCTCTCGTAACACCTTTCAGAAATATTATGCTCAATCTGAAATCAAAGCATATGTTGAACACTCATTGCAGGAAGATGCAATCGCAGCAGGGCCGGGAATATTCTATGTGTTTAAGGATAAACTAGAAGAGCAGAGCTATCTTCAAAATAAATACAAAAGGTCTCATGCTTGGCAGCAGCTTACTTCTCCCGCACCTATTGAAGCTAAAGATAAAGCAAAACTCGTGATTTCGCAGAATTCCGAGTTGTTCGAGGGTTTCTGGAATAGATGTTTGGACCTTGGGCGGCTTCCTGCAAATGATGAGTTCTCGCGCAGTGAAGAGGTTCGTGCACTTGTCGGCTCTCATAAAAAGACGTTCAGTCTATTAAGTGAAATGTACGACACAAAAATGTTTGAAGCTGCAGAGAAAGAACGAAAAGAAGATCTACTTTTATTCTTTTCTATGGGGTTGTTTGAGAAACGTAAGCCGTACACCCAACAACCAGAAACATTAAAGCGGGATATAAAGGCACTGTTTAGTGACTATAACGCGGCATTATCCTTAGCTACAGAGTTGTTGTTTACCATTGCAGATACAGACTTAATTGAACAGCAGAGTGCGAAAGCCGGTAAGCATTTACCAGCGTCAATTTTTAATGAAGGGCATTCTTTAATTTTCCACAAATCTTACATTAACGAGCTACCTTTGTTACTTCGAGTTTATGTTGGGTCTGCTCTACAGATGTATGGTGAGATCGATGACAACGTTGATTTAATTAAGGTGCATACTACGTCGGGAAAACTGAGCTTGATGTGTTATGACGATTTTGATAGTAGTGTTCCTAAGCTGGTGGAACGTATCAAAATCAAGATGGCGGATCAGGATATTGACTTTTTTGATTATATAGATGAGGGCAGACAGCCGCCTTTGCTCAATAAGCACCTGTTGATGAGTGAAAGTGAAGAGTCTTACAGTAAGCAGCGTAGCTTTGATAAACGATTAGCGAAGCTTTGCGGTATAGTCTCCGATAGGGAAGTTATTATGCATAGGGCTACTTTTGACCAAATTTTGAAGGACAACAACAAGAAACTATCAGGGTATCGTATTCTAGAGAGATAG
- a CDS encoding YeeE/YedE thiosulfate transporter family protein produces the protein MLLLSIIFIAILGCLAQTTGLCMVRGVKEMLAGKPLFLVSILFSGTFVWGALLVSSAFSYPINMPSYYPTYITALGGLIFGLGAAFNSGCGVSTISRLARGQLVMLATILGWLVSWFAFSNLFSGSTGESYEVTTFQQLVFLSLVSIPLIAIALRSEQATKKLWFSMLTIGFMGGLVFIYEPHWTPSGLFKSMGLSLWDADNAQWPRIERFMLFAALVLAMIVTALLTKSFQLEMIRLVSLFKHFAAGLFMGVGAVLAGGGNDTQLLVALPALSLAGFVAIGFIVLGIVVGVKVQKWFA, from the coding sequence ATGTTGCTTCTCTCAATAATCTTCATTGCGATACTTGGATGTTTAGCCCAAACCACCGGTCTTTGCATGGTGCGTGGAGTTAAAGAGATGCTAGCAGGGAAGCCACTATTTCTGGTTTCGATACTGTTTAGTGGAACCTTTGTCTGGGGAGCACTACTAGTATCAAGCGCGTTCAGCTATCCCATTAATATGCCTTCCTATTACCCGACATATATAACGGCGTTGGGTGGTTTAATCTTTGGATTAGGTGCTGCATTTAACAGTGGGTGCGGTGTTTCAACTATCAGTAGGCTTGCCAGAGGGCAGCTAGTGATGCTCGCCACCATTTTAGGATGGCTGGTTTCCTGGTTTGCTTTTTCTAACCTGTTTAGTGGTAGCACTGGTGAGTCCTATGAAGTCACGACATTTCAACAGTTGGTGTTTTTAAGCCTAGTCTCAATTCCGCTCATAGCTATTGCTTTAAGAAGTGAACAAGCGACTAAAAAGCTCTGGTTCTCTATGCTGACGATTGGGTTTATGGGTGGACTGGTATTTATCTATGAGCCTCACTGGACACCCAGTGGCTTATTCAAATCTATGGGGCTGTCGCTCTGGGACGCCGACAATGCGCAGTGGCCAAGAATAGAGCGCTTCATGCTATTCGCTGCATTGGTACTAGCTATGATTGTTACTGCACTGCTTACTAAGTCATTTCAGCTCGAAATGATTCGATTAGTGTCGTTATTTAAGCATTTTGCAGCTGGTTTGTTCATGGGAGTCGGCGCTGTATTGGCTGGTGGAGGTAACGACACACAATTGCTTGTCGCATTGCCTGCGCTTTCTTTAGCAGGTTTTGTTGCTATCGGCTTTATTGTTCTGGGGATTGTTGTTGGAGTAAAGGTGCAGAAATGGTTTGCTTAG
- a CDS encoding outer membrane beta-barrel protein has product MSLLRTTFALSLLMTATAHASNVQFLVGVDNNKGFAGGIEALFYDNFIIGGQANLGSTDETQTQGGSLPDVPNATFTQKKSSQAYSLYTGYRFKENMLDGLTVKLGISKTSINLSEDAYNSSNESAVVYDINESKYQPFVGLGYHISERISLNVHANLAGIDTIEVEGETVKSGFERTTLSFLVGFTF; this is encoded by the coding sequence GTGTCCCTTCTTCGTACAACTTTTGCACTATCGCTCCTTATGACCGCGACCGCTCACGCAAGCAATGTTCAATTTCTTGTTGGTGTCGACAACAACAAAGGCTTTGCTGGCGGCATCGAAGCCTTGTTCTACGACAACTTCATCATCGGCGGACAAGCCAACCTCGGCTCAACCGATGAAACCCAAACCCAAGGCGGCTCACTCCCAGATGTCCCCAACGCGACATTCACCCAAAAGAAGTCGTCCCAAGCCTACTCGCTCTATACTGGTTACCGATTCAAAGAAAACATGCTCGACGGGTTAACCGTAAAACTGGGCATCAGCAAAACCAGCATCAACCTCAGCGAAGACGCATACAACTCATCTAATGAGTCAGCCGTGGTCTATGACATCAACGAAAGCAAATACCAACCCTTCGTCGGTCTTGGCTACCACATCAGCGAGCGCATTTCACTTAATGTGCACGCGAACTTAGCGGGTATTGACACGATTGAGGTCGAAGGTGAAACGGTCAAGTCTGGGTTTGAGAGGACGACGTTGAGTTTTTTGGTTGGGTTTACGTTTTAG
- a CDS encoding AraC family transcriptional regulator, producing MQYTAVYEPDLQACGILDLQLMTRYLEGKMPCESLFEGTPLTADQLYQPDTKVTMAQKMAIFSNALSHVHEPGLGLKVGQQARFSDFGVLGYAVFSSDTMLDALMMGFKYLRLAGPVLKKQMWVENNLGYFRAEQLVDLRDLLPFFCEYWFTAIQNLCEEVMQQPFSSKLIRFPYPEPEHSELYKEIFRCPVEFNADYLEWQFDATRLYDPLPAANTMTLQMCLKSCDELLATVQDSTSLNEKITQLFVERLGNYPSIETLSSELGMSSRTLRRHLKNEGTSYQQLLDDVRYRLARHYLLNTQITIEEISDRVGFSDSANFRHAFKKWSGHSPKGFRNSQDVSC from the coding sequence ATGCAGTACACGGCCGTCTACGAGCCCGATTTACAAGCGTGCGGGATTTTAGATCTTCAGCTTATGACTCGATACCTTGAGGGTAAAATGCCGTGCGAATCCTTGTTTGAAGGTACCCCCCTGACCGCCGACCAACTCTACCAACCCGATACTAAGGTGACGATGGCGCAAAAGATGGCGATTTTCAGCAACGCCCTCTCCCACGTCCATGAGCCTGGTCTCGGTTTAAAGGTGGGGCAACAAGCAAGGTTTAGCGACTTTGGCGTATTGGGTTACGCCGTTTTCAGCAGCGACACTATGTTGGATGCCCTAATGATGGGCTTTAAATATTTGCGCTTAGCGGGACCTGTTTTAAAAAAGCAGATGTGGGTTGAAAACAACTTAGGGTATTTTCGAGCAGAGCAGCTCGTTGACCTCAGAGACTTACTGCCCTTCTTTTGCGAATATTGGTTCACTGCGATTCAAAACCTCTGCGAAGAAGTGATGCAGCAACCGTTCTCATCCAAACTGATTCGCTTTCCTTACCCAGAGCCAGAACACAGCGAGCTCTACAAAGAGATATTCCGCTGCCCCGTTGAGTTCAATGCCGACTATCTGGAATGGCAGTTTGACGCCACCAGACTCTATGACCCACTCCCAGCCGCCAACACCATGACACTGCAAATGTGCCTTAAGTCATGTGATGAGCTGCTCGCGACGGTTCAGGACTCCACCAGCCTCAATGAAAAGATCACTCAGTTGTTTGTCGAACGACTTGGCAACTATCCATCCATTGAAACGCTCTCGTCAGAGCTCGGCATGTCATCGCGTACATTGCGTCGCCATCTAAAGAACGAAGGCACCAGTTACCAACAACTGCTTGATGATGTCCGTTATCGTCTCGCAAGACATTATCTTCTGAATACGCAGATTACGATTGAAGAGATATCCGATCGTGTTGGCTTTTCTGATAGCGCCAACTTTCGACATGCATTCAAAAAATGGAGTGGGCACTCGCCAAAAGGATTTAGGAACAGCCAAGATGTGAGCTGTTAA
- a CDS encoding coniferyl aldehyde dehydrogenase: protein MIDWSKSNLVECNAPELSELSTWFSELKQAYQQETNPSLAIRKQRLQALKTQLTRYQDVLAEAMSDDFGGRSHTESIMADVLAPVLDIKHVLSHLKGWMKSQRRPTEWLFKGNKLEVRYQPKGVVGIICPWNFPLYLSLGPMITALAAGNRCMIKMPPNCPATTKVLKRMLAEIYPTDLVRIVDGSHPEAMEISHLPFDHLVFTGSPASGKLIMANAAANLTPVTLELGGKSPVIVFDDYDIQTAASRIAHGKGFNSGQICIAPDYAFVPESKVTEFVEALKQSHIAMYRDIKGNADYTSLVDEAQHQRFNELLDDAKQKGATITQCLSDGEGRKTPLYVATNLTPDMRICQEEIFGPLLPVHGYRDIDDVVEYITERPRPLACYLFSHDKELREHVLEQTHSGGVTINDWGWHVLNHSVPFGGVGNSGIGNYHGEEGFRELSHARSVLQMRGWFPIQLFSPPYGTWVQKLVVRVFVGKPDPSLNKRS from the coding sequence ATGATTGATTGGTCAAAAAGTAACTTGGTTGAATGTAATGCTCCAGAGTTGAGTGAATTATCGACGTGGTTTTCCGAGCTTAAACAGGCATATCAACAAGAGACAAACCCAAGTCTTGCGATAAGAAAGCAGCGTTTACAAGCTCTTAAAACGCAATTGACTCGCTACCAAGATGTGTTGGCAGAGGCGATGAGTGACGATTTTGGCGGACGCAGCCATACGGAGTCCATCATGGCGGATGTGTTAGCGCCGGTTCTCGATATCAAACACGTGCTAAGCCACCTTAAAGGCTGGATGAAATCGCAGCGTCGCCCGACGGAATGGCTCTTCAAGGGCAACAAGTTGGAGGTCCGTTATCAGCCAAAAGGGGTGGTTGGCATTATCTGCCCTTGGAACTTCCCACTCTATCTATCCCTAGGACCTATGATCACCGCGTTGGCGGCGGGTAATCGATGTATGATCAAGATGCCTCCAAACTGCCCAGCAACCACTAAGGTGCTGAAGCGCATGTTGGCAGAGATCTACCCAACGGATCTGGTTCGAATCGTCGATGGTAGTCATCCAGAGGCCATGGAGATCTCGCATCTTCCTTTTGATCATCTGGTTTTCACCGGCTCACCAGCCAGTGGAAAACTTATTATGGCCAACGCGGCTGCGAATCTAACGCCGGTCACGCTTGAGCTCGGCGGTAAATCTCCAGTTATTGTGTTTGACGATTACGATATTCAAACAGCAGCGAGCCGCATTGCTCATGGCAAAGGCTTTAACTCTGGGCAGATCTGTATTGCGCCTGATTACGCGTTTGTTCCCGAGTCTAAAGTGACCGAGTTTGTTGAGGCGTTAAAGCAGAGCCATATTGCGATGTACCGTGACATCAAGGGAAATGCTGACTACACCTCGCTGGTGGATGAGGCTCAGCATCAAAGATTCAATGAACTGCTTGACGACGCCAAGCAGAAAGGCGCAACCATCACTCAATGTTTATCGGATGGAGAAGGGCGCAAAACACCGCTTTATGTGGCGACCAATCTGACCCCCGACATGCGTATTTGTCAGGAAGAGATATTTGGTCCGCTACTGCCTGTCCATGGCTATCGAGACATCGATGATGTGGTTGAGTACATCACAGAGCGCCCAAGACCGCTCGCATGTTACCTGTTTAGTCACGATAAAGAGTTGCGTGAGCATGTGTTAGAGCAAACTCATAGCGGCGGTGTCACTATCAATGACTGGGGCTGGCACGTGCTTAACCACTCGGTGCCGTTTGGCGGCGTGGGTAACTCGGGTATCGGTAACTATCATGGCGAAGAGGGCTTTCGAGAGCTAAGTCATGCCCGTTCAGTATTGCAGATGCGCGGCTGGTTCCCGATTCAACTGTTCTCTCCCCCTTACGGCACCTGGGTTCAGAAGCTGGTCGTACGCGTCTTTGTCGGCAAGCCAGATCCGAGTCTGAACAAACGCAGTTAG
- a CDS encoding long-chain-fatty-acid--CoA ligase, whose amino-acid sequence MHNLAVNLERSAALFPTKAALKMGTDDVSYQQLDDYANIVAHHLVKLGLVPGDKVALSCPNMTYFPIAYYGILKAGCVVVPLNTLFKSREIAYHLNDSDAKAYFCFEAPQTSAEEQYERIGFAQAPHCEHFIPMLASTNAEHALETWLEASPQPFESIARQGDDTAVILYTSGTTGQPKGAELSHTNMLTNAMASQYLMRLEYSDTTMLTLPLFHSFGQTVMMNASVLTGSTMVLIPRFEPKLVIEQIISHKVSVFAGVPTMYIALLSAGEQSPEQSEQVKHSLRLGVSGGASMPVEVIRQFESRFELPVLEGYGLSETAPVATFNHIDSDRLPGSVGQPLCGHMIKITDVQGNTLAGGELGEVCIKSPSVMKGYYGRAEATAESIRYGWFLTGDIGRLDEHGNLFIVDRVKDMIIRGGYNVYPREIEEVLMCHPDVEMVAVVGGHDERLGEEIHAHVVLHETSSCDGETLVAWCKSQLADYKYPRRVFIRSSLPMTATGKILKRELHPLDIVKTVAEEISNGSL is encoded by the coding sequence ATGCACAACCTCGCCGTTAATCTAGAGCGAAGTGCTGCGCTTTTCCCTACCAAAGCCGCACTTAAAATGGGCACCGATGACGTGAGTTATCAGCAGTTGGACGACTACGCAAACATTGTGGCTCACCACTTAGTAAAACTTGGCTTAGTACCGGGTGATAAAGTGGCGCTATCGTGCCCCAATATGACCTATTTCCCCATTGCGTATTACGGCATTTTGAAAGCTGGATGCGTGGTAGTCCCCCTCAATACTCTATTCAAGAGTCGAGAAATTGCTTATCACTTGAATGACTCAGATGCCAAAGCGTATTTCTGTTTTGAAGCGCCGCAAACCAGTGCCGAGGAGCAGTATGAAAGAATTGGCTTTGCTCAGGCACCGCACTGTGAGCACTTTATCCCTATGCTTGCATCAACGAATGCTGAGCATGCACTCGAGACCTGGCTAGAGGCATCACCACAGCCGTTTGAATCCATCGCAAGGCAAGGTGATGACACCGCCGTTATTCTCTATACCTCTGGTACCACTGGGCAACCAAAGGGGGCAGAGCTTTCTCATACTAATATGCTGACCAATGCCATGGCGTCTCAGTATTTGATGCGTCTTGAGTACAGCGACACCACGATGTTGACCCTACCTTTATTCCACAGTTTTGGTCAAACCGTGATGATGAATGCTAGCGTGTTAACCGGCTCGACTATGGTGCTGATCCCGCGCTTTGAGCCCAAGCTGGTAATCGAGCAGATCATCTCGCATAAGGTGAGTGTCTTTGCTGGAGTGCCAACCATGTACATTGCACTGCTTAGCGCTGGCGAGCAGTCACCAGAGCAATCGGAGCAAGTTAAACACAGCTTGAGGCTAGGTGTGTCGGGTGGGGCGTCTATGCCAGTGGAAGTGATTCGCCAGTTTGAATCACGATTTGAACTGCCTGTTTTGGAAGGCTATGGATTGTCGGAAACCGCACCTGTCGCCACCTTTAATCATATCGATAGCGATAGGCTGCCGGGCAGTGTTGGACAGCCTTTGTGTGGTCATATGATCAAGATTACCGATGTTCAGGGTAATACGTTAGCTGGTGGCGAACTAGGCGAGGTGTGCATTAAGAGCCCAAGTGTGATGAAGGGCTACTATGGACGAGCAGAAGCGACTGCTGAGTCGATTCGATACGGTTGGTTTTTAACAGGTGACATTGGACGTCTGGATGAGCACGGTAATTTGTTCATTGTTGATCGCGTCAAAGATATGATCATTCGCGGCGGCTACAACGTCTATCCACGAGAAATCGAAGAGGTATTGATGTGCCATCCGGATGTCGAGATGGTTGCAGTGGTTGGGGGACATGATGAAAGACTAGGAGAAGAGATACACGCGCACGTGGTGCTCCATGAGACTTCAAGTTGCGACGGGGAAACTCTGGTCGCATGGTGTAAAAGCCAATTGGCAGACTACAAATATCCGCGTCGCGTTTTCATTCGCTCATCGCTTCCGATGACAGCAACGGGCAAGATCCTTAAGCGAGAGTTGCATCCTCTAGATATCGTCAAAACCGTTGCAGAGGAGATCAGCAATGGATCGCTATGA
- a CDS encoding GMC family oxidoreductase yields the protein MDRYDFIIVGGGSAGCVLASRLSEDPSVSVCLLEAGGKDSSPFIHTPVGCVVMMPTKINNWGFETVPQPGLNGRKGYQPRGKTLGGSSSINAMMYARGHRYDYDLWASLGNTGWDYEQCLPYFKKAENNEVLNDEYHGQGGPLNVADLRSPSEMVERYLDACESIGVPRNPDVNGAEQLGAMQTQVTQRNGERCSAAKAYLTPNLHRPNLTVLTKATTHKVLFEGKRAVGVEYGLKDQRFRIFCNREVILSAGAFGSPQILKLSGVGAKAELDEHGIEQVHELPGVGENLQDHIDLVHSYKCSAKRDTFGVSLQMAAEMSKALPKWLRQREGKLSSNFAEGIGFLCSDESVSVPDLEFVFVVAVVDDHARKIHASHGFSSHVTLLRPKSTGTVKLNSADPYDAPQIDPAFFKDPDDMAVMIKGWKKQYQMLNSAAFDEVRGDCFYPVDPNDDEAIEQDIRNRADTQYHPIGTCKMGTEQDPLAVVDNELSVYGLENLRVVDASVMPTLVGGNTNAPTIMIAEKIADVIKKAYADAREKGAVHA from the coding sequence ATGGATCGCTATGATTTTATTATTGTTGGCGGCGGCTCAGCTGGGTGTGTGCTTGCCTCACGTTTATCCGAAGACCCATCTGTTTCAGTCTGCTTACTAGAGGCAGGCGGCAAAGACTCAAGCCCATTTATTCACACGCCTGTTGGCTGTGTGGTCATGATGCCGACCAAGATAAACAACTGGGGTTTTGAGACCGTGCCTCAGCCTGGATTGAATGGGCGTAAGGGCTATCAACCGCGAGGTAAAACCCTTGGTGGGTCGAGCTCGATCAATGCCATGATGTATGCGCGTGGGCACCGTTACGATTATGACCTTTGGGCTTCATTAGGAAACACTGGCTGGGACTATGAGCAATGTCTGCCTTACTTTAAAAAGGCTGAGAATAACGAAGTCTTAAACGATGAGTATCACGGTCAAGGTGGGCCGCTCAATGTAGCGGACCTGCGCTCACCGAGTGAGATGGTTGAGCGCTATCTCGATGCCTGTGAATCAATTGGCGTACCAAGAAACCCAGATGTGAATGGAGCCGAGCAACTTGGTGCGATGCAAACGCAAGTCACGCAGAGAAATGGCGAGCGATGCAGCGCAGCAAAGGCTTACCTGACGCCGAATCTTCACCGACCTAATCTAACTGTGCTGACCAAAGCGACTACGCACAAGGTCTTGTTTGAGGGCAAGCGTGCAGTGGGTGTTGAGTATGGATTGAAAGATCAGCGCTTTCGGATTTTCTGCAATCGAGAAGTGATTTTAAGTGCTGGGGCATTTGGCTCGCCGCAGATCCTCAAGCTGTCCGGTGTGGGCGCGAAAGCGGAACTCGATGAGCACGGTATTGAGCAGGTACACGAGCTACCGGGCGTTGGGGAGAACTTGCAAGACCACATCGATTTGGTGCACAGCTATAAATGCTCAGCGAAGCGAGATACGTTTGGGGTGTCGCTGCAGATGGCGGCAGAAATGTCCAAAGCATTGCCGAAATGGCTCAGACAGCGTGAAGGCAAGCTGAGCAGTAACTTTGCTGAGGGTATCGGTTTTTTATGCTCAGATGAAAGCGTGTCGGTACCCGATTTGGAGTTTGTGTTTGTGGTGGCAGTGGTGGACGATCATGCGAGAAAAATTCATGCCAGCCATGGTTTTAGCTCCCATGTCACCTTGCTAAGACCCAAAAGTACTGGGACGGTGAAGCTCAATAGCGCTGACCCGTATGATGCTCCGCAGATTGATCCCGCTTTCTTTAAAGACCCTGACGATATGGCGGTCATGATTAAAGGATGGAAGAAGCAATATCAAATGCTTAACAGCGCAGCGTTTGATGAGGTTCGCGGGGATTGCTTTTATCCTGTCGACCCAAATGACGATGAGGCGATAGAGCAAGATATTCGCAATCGCGCTGATACCCAGTACCACCCAATTGGTACCTGTAAAATGGGCACTGAGCAAGACCCATTAGCTGTTGTGGACAATGAGCTATCGGTCTATGGATTAGAAAACCTAAGAGTGGTCGATGCGTCGGTAATGCCAACCTTGGTCGGGGGAAATACCAATGCGCCAACGATTATGATTGCAGAAAAGATAGCGGATGTGATCAAAAAAGCGTACGCGGATGCTCGCGAGAAGGGGGCGGTTCACGCCTAG
- a CDS encoding RNA recognition motif domain-containing protein, producing MQILVRNLSRETTEHDVRLQFREYGRVTECTLVLDKETGKSKGFAFVTMPDAEEAKVAIKELNLTMFGGSKIRVKFAGH from the coding sequence ATGCAAATCTTAGTACGCAACCTATCTCGCGAAACCACAGAGCACGATGTACGTCTTCAGTTCCGTGAGTACGGTCGAGTTACCGAATGCACACTAGTACTAGACAAAGAGACAGGAAAGTCTAAGGGCTTCGCTTTTGTAACCATGCCAGACGCAGAAGAAGCAAAGGTAGCAATTAAAGAGCTAAACCTAACCATGTTTGGTGGCAGCAAGATCCGCGTTAAGTTCGCCGGTCACTAA